One window of the Candidatus Zixiibacteriota bacterium genome contains the following:
- a CDS encoding membrane hypothetical protein (Evidence 5 : Unknown function) translates to MVKHDMVYNYSRPGRIRQFSDWLLPIAVFVASFSLYLKTMALSIFWDDSAAFAASNYILGLPHSPSFPLYTLLGRLFNLIPNLTPAYAANLMSALFAAASVTLFYLLMKQFVEVPVIQAASSKRKLGNKTIELGHAVSDAEMRTAEVETISKPAIVILPALMVTFLFAVTLPVWLSAVRAEVYSLHLALTLAAVVVILQAITANKKRLFYLGLWFYALTFANHPLLALAFAPAFAYLIIANFSMLGLRPATIGLVCLFFVASFSVYLYLPFRSALQPAINWGRPDNLDAFVAAITRSSDLSNISQITLAPDYAQRLRQLGQFMQGQIGWPFIGLALLGFIGVYKISRRHFLFFPLAVIGNLAVVLWAADFNPRNFDLINYLAPVTALILIISAAGILYLLRTRVVAAQASIAVAILAAAYFYISWSNNYSRADLSRVEAPDILSHEIVRTVPPGSLLIVAEDDVLLPLWYSAYADSTASGVAVVSAGAMINPKYRQQLFVNFPSLIYPANFNNDQPGKADLLAAALCKLNSSDRAVYVQFGAPGIKAAEVIPAGIIFKYVGNNHPGIQVDTAGYKAHLKFAADLLAGNPSEVRTIDFVGRWLFNAAVYYDRVNRPEIAWKLFNRALDVDKENVDMRIRLASALAKGGKYKEALQYISQALEIDPNNKVSLELGHRIVQAIEKKGPVAVND, encoded by the coding sequence ATGGTAAAGCATGATATGGTTTATAATTATTCGCGGCCCGGACGCATCCGCCAATTTTCCGATTGGCTCTTACCCATTGCCGTATTTGTCGCTTCCTTCTCGCTCTACTTGAAGACAATGGCCCTATCCATCTTCTGGGATGACTCCGCCGCTTTTGCCGCGAGTAATTACATCCTCGGCTTGCCCCATTCTCCTTCCTTCCCCCTATATACTTTGCTGGGACGGCTGTTCAACCTGATTCCGAACCTGACTCCGGCCTACGCCGCCAACCTGATGTCGGCCTTATTCGCCGCGGCTTCGGTTACTCTATTCTATCTTCTTATGAAACAATTCGTGGAAGTCCCGGTCATTCAAGCGGCTTCTTCAAAAAGAAAATTGGGCAACAAAACCATAGAACTGGGACACGCTGTTTCCGATGCCGAGATGCGGACTGCCGAGGTCGAGACTATTTCCAAACCGGCGATTGTTATTCTACCGGCCCTGATGGTGACCTTTCTTTTTGCCGTCACGTTGCCGGTCTGGCTGTCGGCGGTTCGAGCCGAGGTTTATTCCTTGCATCTGGCCCTGACTTTGGCCGCCGTCGTGGTTATACTGCAGGCCATTACCGCCAACAAAAAACGCTTGTTTTACTTGGGTCTCTGGTTCTACGCCCTGACTTTTGCCAATCACCCCTTATTGGCCCTGGCTTTCGCCCCGGCTTTCGCCTATTTGATAATCGCCAATTTCAGCATGCTTGGGCTTCGACCCGCCACCATTGGTCTGGTATGTCTGTTCTTTGTTGCATCATTCTCAGTCTATCTCTATTTACCGTTCCGTTCCGCCTTGCAGCCGGCGATAAACTGGGGACGTCCCGATAACCTTGACGCTTTCGTGGCCGCCATAACCCGCTCGTCCGATTTATCGAATATCTCGCAAATTACTCTGGCCCCCGATTACGCCCAGCGCTTGCGCCAGCTCGGCCAATTTATGCAGGGGCAAATTGGATGGCCCTTCATCGGTCTTGCTTTGCTCGGTTTTATCGGGGTTTACAAAATCTCTCGCCGGCACTTCCTGTTCTTCCCCTTGGCCGTCATTGGCAATTTGGCCGTGGTGCTCTGGGCCGCCGATTTCAATCCCCGGAATTTCGACCTCATAAATTACCTGGCCCCTGTTACCGCCCTGATTCTGATCATCAGTGCCGCCGGAATTTTGTACCTGCTGCGAACCCGCGTGGTTGCCGCCCAGGCTTCGATCGCTGTCGCTATTTTGGCTGCGGCCTATTTCTATATATCCTGGTCGAATAATTATTCCCGGGCCGATTTATCCCGCGTTGAGGCCCCCGATATTCTCAGCCATGAAATTGTCAGGACGGTTCCCCCCGGCTCGCTTCTCATCGTCGCCGAGGACGACGTCCTTCTGCCTTTATGGTACAGCGCCTATGCTGATTCGACCGCGAGCGGTGTCGCTGTCGTCTCCGCCGGCGCCATGATCAACCCCAAATATCGTCAGCAATTGTTTGTCAATTTCCCCTCTTTGATATACCCCGCCAATTTTAATAATGATCAACCTGGCAAGGCCGACCTCCTGGCCGCCGCCCTTTGCAAACTTAATTCCTCTGATCGTGCCGTCTACGTGCAATTTGGCGCCCCCGGGATAAAAGCCGCCGAGGTCATCCCCGCGGGAATTATTTTCAAATATGTGGGGAATAATCATCCGGGAATACAAGTTGATACAGCCGGGTACAAGGCGCATTTGAAATTTGCCGCCGATTTGCTTGCCGGGAATCCTTCAGAAGTCCGCACCATCGATTTTGTCGGGCGATGGCTCTTTAACGCCGCCGTCTATTACGATCGCGTCAATCGGCCCGAAATTGCCTGGAAATTGTTCAACCGGGCGCTCGATGTCGATAAGGAAAATGTCGATATGCGTATTCGCCTGGCTTCCGCTCTGGCCAAGGGCGGCAAGTACAAAGAGGCTCTGCAATATATTTCCCAGGCCCTCGAAATCGATCCCAATAATAAAGTGAGTTTGGAACTCGGACATCGGATTGTTCAGGCCATCGAGAAGAAAGGGCCGGTGGCCGTTAATGATTGA
- a CDS encoding conserved hypothetical protein (Evidence 4 : Unknown function but conserved in other organisms) → MLKKLEEALNLYIRPGSFPLAVRMVKEEERLSERTKRPHRDLNIQVAICQTFSIARRYGWQVAVGAEDINCPLALTAFGFKEEIETFSCGEMCAGMFTETKSAGARTEAEVPKFSFREYKYVLAAPIGRADFVPHIYLIYGNSAQIMRLMTAVLYKDGGYLTSRFSGRLDCADICIETMRSGKAQIILPCYGDRVFGQTQDDEMAMAIPAGKEEELIAGLEGTHKGGIRYPMPTFLRYTPQYPKHYYKLFEGWEKEAKTK, encoded by the coding sequence ATGCTCAAGAAACTGGAAGAGGCGCTGAATTTATATATTCGCCCGGGCTCGTTCCCCCTGGCGGTAAGAATGGTGAAGGAAGAGGAAAGGCTTTCCGAGAGGACCAAGCGGCCGCATCGGGATCTCAATATTCAGGTGGCGATCTGCCAGACTTTTTCCATCGCCCGGCGCTACGGCTGGCAAGTGGCGGTGGGAGCGGAAGATATCAATTGTCCCCTGGCGCTGACGGCTTTCGGATTCAAAGAGGAAATCGAGACTTTTTCCTGCGGAGAAATGTGCGCCGGAATGTTTACGGAAACGAAATCGGCCGGGGCCCGGACGGAGGCGGAAGTGCCCAAGTTTTCGTTCCGGGAATATAAGTATGTTCTGGCGGCGCCGATCGGCCGGGCCGATTTTGTGCCGCATATCTATTTGATTTATGGAAATTCCGCTCAAATCATGCGGCTTATGACGGCGGTGCTCTATAAAGACGGCGGGTATTTGACCAGCCGCTTTTCGGGCCGTCTTGACTGCGCCGATATTTGTATCGAAACGATGCGGTCCGGAAAGGCGCAAATCATACTTCCCTGCTACGGCGACCGGGTATTCGGCCAGACGCAGGACGACGAAATGGCGATGGCGATTCCGGCCGGCAAAGAAGAAGAATTAATTGCCGGGCTGGAGGGAACGCATAAAGGGGGCATCCGCTATCCGATGCCGACATTTCTCCGATATACACCGCAATATCCCAAGCATTATTATAAATTGTTCGAAGGTTGGGAAAAGGAGGCGAAGACCAAGTGA
- a CDS encoding Methyltransferase type 12 produces MSYNMPMLDDRRTYFDTYWQRQPVDVADPRAVQRAGIIYRLLEGKRGKMLDAGCGRGLALDYFAERDYDVTGADISPDAVRLVEQKGHRGFVLDLERETIDGKYNIVLCLEVLQQLFDPEKVLRKLFEVVADDGLLVVSLPNEFHIVSRLRILLGISHLGHFEHSHLHLFSPARNRELLSDPEYVIASQKHIPIIPPRLKILSALFMPLVQWLPSLFALSSIYLVRKK; encoded by the coding sequence ATGTCCTACAATATGCCGATGCTTGATGACAGACGGACCTATTTTGACACCTATTGGCAAAGACAACCGGTTGATGTCGCCGATCCGCGGGCTGTTCAGCGGGCCGGCATTATTTATCGACTGCTCGAAGGAAAACGGGGGAAAATGCTCGACGCCGGTTGCGGGCGGGGCCTTGCTCTTGATTATTTTGCCGAACGCGACTATGATGTTACCGGTGCCGACATTTCGCCCGATGCCGTTCGTCTGGTGGAACAAAAGGGACATCGTGGCTTTGTCCTTGATCTTGAAAGAGAAACCATAGACGGCAAATACAATATTGTCCTCTGCCTCGAGGTCCTTCAGCAGTTGTTTGATCCCGAAAAAGTTCTGCGAAAATTGTTTGAAGTTGTTGCTGACGACGGCCTTTTGGTCGTGTCTTTACCCAACGAATTTCATATTGTCTCCCGCCTCCGGATATTGTTGGGGATATCCCATTTGGGACATTTTGAACATTCGCACCTTCATCTATTTTCACCGGCCCGCAATAGGGAACTGCTGTCCGATCCGGAATATGTCATTGCATCGCAGAAGCACATTCCCATTATTCCACCGCGACTGAAAATTCTATCCGCATTATTTATGCCCTTGGTTCAATGGCTTCCGTCGCTCTTTGCGCTATCATCGATTTATCTCGTGAGAAAAAAATGA
- a CDS encoding Fimbrial protein pilA → MFSKFHNRQRGFTLIELMIVVVIIGILAALAIPRFMAATTKSKQSEAKGILKQIYTMENTYRQQNSAYWGQGTTASAAATNAFATIGVEIMASALYSYTITTANGTQLLVTATCSVLDDDATVDTWTINEGGILTCTSDDATS, encoded by the coding sequence ATGTTTTCCAAGTTTCATAATCGTCAGAGAGGTTTCACCCTCATTGAATTGATGATCGTGGTTGTCATCATCGGTATCTTGGCGGCTCTGGCCATTCCTCGCTTTATGGCCGCTACCACCAAGTCCAAACAGTCGGAAGCCAAGGGTATTCTGAAACAGATCTATACTATGGAGAATACCTATCGTCAGCAGAATTCAGCCTACTGGGGCCAGGGCACCACGGCTAGCGCTGCCGCCACGAATGCCTTTGCTACCATCGGCGTCGAAATAATGGCCTCGGCTCTTTATTCCTATACCATTACGACTGCCAACGGCACCCAGCTGCTCGTCACGGCTACCTGCTCGGTTCTGGACGACGATGCAACCGTCGATACCTGGACCATTAACGAGGGCGGTATCCTGACCTGCACGTCGGATGATGCTACCTCTTAA
- a CDS encoding Fimbrial protein pilA yields MNKYRNHSGFTLIELMIVVVIIGILAAMAIPRYSTAVSKHKQSEAKAILRQIYINETTYRQQGIGYWIPAGPASAAAPQAFARIWVEITPPARYTYTIVGDAASFTATATSGNIDDDPAPDVWQVDDTGILTCLSDDAVL; encoded by the coding sequence ATGAACAAATATAGAAACCACTCCGGTTTTACCCTGATTGAGTTGATGATAGTTGTTGTAATAATTGGCATCCTGGCCGCCATGGCCATTCCGCGTTATTCGACCGCCGTAAGTAAACACAAGCAATCCGAAGCCAAAGCCATTTTAAGACAGATATATATCAATGAAACTACTTACCGCCAGCAGGGAATAGGGTATTGGATTCCGGCCGGTCCGGCCAGCGCCGCCGCCCCTCAGGCTTTTGCGCGCATCTGGGTCGAGATTACCCCTCCTGCGCGATACACTTATACGATTGTCGGTGACGCCGCTTCGTTCACCGCTACCGCCACCTCCGGCAATATCGATGATGATCCCGCTCCCGATGTCTGGCAAGTCGATGATACCGGAATCTTGACCTGCCTGTCCGACGATGCCGTTCTGTAA
- a CDS encoding putative Group 1 glycosyl transferase (Evidence 3 : Putative function from multiple computational evidences), with protein sequence MSPKKLLIITNRFPAGPDDPASPFIYDFKMALKRRGISCDIITPYYRPHRDDTRYLNNDIHRFDWSDGTTVISQLPLYDPRSWLKIRRYLSHCHAASATLLQKNEYSAILALWALPSGYIARKLFRRFGVPYSVWALGSDINNWARRPLLKKMITDILKDASALYADGYELAAKTETLAGKSCRFLPSYHAIDIESAGGLPGEKYFLCLGRLEKEKGIFDLLDAFLLFSRNHPEWRLYFVGSGRATETLRKRINSYRLDDRVRCTGYLERKAANRLLLQCRAIIIPSHSDSLPLTFGEAMQAGRPVIASEIGDMPLFIDKYRVGLHYPVGNIEALCDRMTTVSASDTELVRNCPEVIKELDINNAAAEISRWLDSLRLEKQKDVLQYADA encoded by the coding sequence ATGTCCCCGAAAAAATTACTCATAATTACGAATAGGTTCCCGGCCGGCCCTGATGATCCGGCTTCGCCTTTTATCTATGATTTTAAAATGGCCCTCAAGCGCCGCGGTATTTCGTGCGATATCATTACTCCATACTATCGCCCTCACCGCGATGATACCCGTTACCTGAATAACGATATTCATCGCTTTGACTGGTCCGACGGCACGACCGTCATTTCTCAGCTCCCCTTGTATGATCCGAGATCGTGGCTTAAAATTCGCCGATATCTTAGCCATTGCCATGCTGCCTCGGCAACCCTTCTTCAAAAAAATGAATATTCGGCCATCCTGGCTTTGTGGGCTTTGCCCTCAGGTTATATCGCCCGGAAATTATTCCGCCGCTTTGGCGTTCCCTACTCCGTCTGGGCCCTCGGCTCCGATATCAATAACTGGGCTCGCCGTCCTCTTTTAAAAAAAATGATAACCGATATCCTGAAAGACGCTTCCGCTCTGTATGCCGATGGTTATGAACTTGCGGCGAAAACCGAAACCCTCGCCGGTAAATCCTGCCGCTTTCTGCCCAGTTATCATGCCATTGATATCGAAAGCGCCGGCGGCCTGCCTGGTGAGAAATATTTCTTATGCCTGGGGCGGCTGGAGAAAGAGAAAGGCATTTTTGATTTGCTTGACGCCTTTCTTCTCTTTTCGAGAAATCACCCCGAATGGCGCCTCTATTTTGTGGGCTCCGGCCGCGCCACTGAGACTCTCCGGAAACGAATAAATTCATATCGTCTTGACGATCGGGTGCGTTGCACCGGATATCTTGAAAGAAAAGCTGCCAACCGCCTTTTGCTTCAGTGCCGCGCCATTATTATCCCTTCGCATTCTGATTCGCTCCCCTTAACCTTCGGCGAAGCCATGCAGGCCGGACGGCCCGTCATTGCCTCCGAAATCGGCGATATGCCGCTCTTCATCGATAAGTACCGGGTCGGCCTCCACTATCCGGTGGGGAATATAGAGGCTCTATGCGACCGGATGACTACTGTTTCCGCAAGCGATACCGAACTGGTTCGCAACTGCCCGGAGGTCATCAAAGAATTGGATATTAACAATGCCGCCGCAGAAATTAGCCGCTGGCTCGATTCGCTTCGGTTGGAGAAACAGAAGGATGTCCTACAATATGCCGATGCTTGA
- a CDS encoding Family 2 glycosyl transferase, whose product MIEISVVVPVYNESANLPANLERMVRALTLTDREFEIIPVDDGSTDNSADKIRQYSSEDPRVRYAGYVINGGRGKAIRTGFKAARGKYILTIDCDLSYSEEYLTVMYRLLADNPEIDMVIGSPYMTAGRTENVPFKRLAVSKFGNVILSAAMHGKIKTLTGVLRGYKAEVVKHLDLESDGKEIHLEILSKALAMGYRPLEFPAVLQSRKKGKSKFRFKATAFSHLLFSFFERPSLLFGLIGLLLIAAGAGIGIYIIYLWQAGTLNPNRPLMTLMILLMVSGLQVILFGFLGTQMVALRKEIYKIQRRQYSLEDTLRSNDSRNLTESEIRRHIPLNRNASHVPEKITHNYE is encoded by the coding sequence ATGATTGAGATTTCGGTCGTCGTCCCGGTTTATAACGAATCGGCCAACCTGCCGGCCAATCTGGAACGAATGGTTCGGGCCCTTACCCTGACCGACAGGGAGTTTGAAATAATCCCCGTCGACGACGGCTCCACCGATAATAGCGCGGATAAAATCAGGCAATATTCCTCCGAGGATCCCCGTGTCCGTTACGCCGGCTATGTCATTAACGGGGGGAGAGGCAAGGCCATTCGAACTGGCTTTAAGGCCGCCCGGGGGAAGTATATACTAACCATCGATTGTGATCTGTCATACTCCGAAGAATATTTGACCGTTATGTACCGACTTCTGGCCGATAATCCCGAGATAGATATGGTCATTGGTTCGCCGTACATGACTGCCGGACGAACCGAAAATGTTCCCTTCAAACGGCTGGCTGTCTCAAAATTTGGAAATGTCATTCTTTCCGCCGCCATGCATGGCAAAATCAAGACCCTGACCGGAGTTTTGCGCGGATATAAAGCCGAAGTGGTCAAGCACCTCGACCTGGAATCTGACGGCAAAGAAATACATCTGGAAATATTATCCAAGGCCCTGGCCATGGGATACCGGCCGCTGGAGTTCCCGGCCGTTCTTCAATCCCGCAAAAAGGGGAAATCGAAATTCCGCTTCAAGGCGACTGCTTTTTCCCATCTGCTTTTCTCGTTCTTCGAGCGTCCCTCGCTGCTTTTCGGCCTGATCGGTCTTCTTCTCATCGCTGCCGGAGCCGGTATCGGGATATATATTATTTACCTCTGGCAGGCCGGTACCCTTAATCCCAATCGCCCCCTGATGACCCTCATGATTCTTCTCATGGTTTCCGGACTGCAAGTAATTCTTTTCGGATTTCTGGGGACCCAGATGGTTGCCTTGCGCAAAGAGATTTACAAAATTCAGCGTCGTCAGTATTCCCTGGAAGATACCCTCAGAAGTAATGACAGCAGGAATTTGACCGAGTCGGAAATTCGGCGCCATATCCCTCTTAATCGGAATGCCTCCCATGTCCCCGAAAAAATTACTCATAATTACGAATAG
- the zraR gene encoding Transcriptional regulatory protein ZraR, with product MSGKILVVDDEQSMCEFMEIFLSKEGYKVETTTSPYEAVQLAAAQSYDLIIADLMMPEMSGLDLLKEIKGRRPEIDFIVMTAFASVDTAVEAMKEGALDYVTKPFKVDEIKLVIEKSNSRRKLKKENDSLKKQLRHEFSLDNFIGQSEEIVELKKLVQRVSGTESTILIRGESGTGKDLIARAIHSYSNRAAGPFVTINCAALPETLLESELFGYKKGSFTGAIKDKDGLFKVADGGTFFLDEVGNTSPAIQMKLLRVLEDKSFTPVGDTKPVEVDVRLIAATNAELEEDVKGGRFRSDLFYRLNVIPIHIPALRERTEDIAILARHFVDLFCRRTGVETKLISPEAMQALHKYDWPGNVRELENCIERAVLLSHSQTIELSEFPAKLSEDRPVSVVSKDAPETPTLESIEKAYIYYIMNQAQGKKSKAAEMLGIDSSTLYRKLERYKLVDKTK from the coding sequence ATGTCCGGAAAAATCCTGGTTGTCGATGACGAGCAATCGATGTGCGAATTCATGGAAATATTTCTATCCAAGGAAGGATATAAAGTCGAAACGACCACTTCGCCGTATGAAGCCGTACAACTTGCCGCCGCCCAAAGTTATGATTTGATAATTGCCGATTTGATGATGCCCGAAATGAGCGGCCTCGACCTCCTGAAAGAAATCAAGGGCCGCCGCCCCGAGATTGATTTCATCGTTATGACCGCCTTCGCCTCCGTCGATACGGCTGTCGAAGCGATGAAAGAGGGGGCGCTCGATTATGTCACCAAACCGTTCAAAGTCGATGAAATCAAACTGGTCATCGAAAAATCCAATAGTCGGCGCAAACTGAAAAAGGAAAATGACAGTCTCAAAAAGCAACTTCGCCACGAATTCTCACTCGATAACTTCATTGGACAGTCCGAGGAAATTGTCGAACTCAAAAAGCTGGTCCAGCGCGTTTCCGGGACCGAATCGACCATCCTCATTCGCGGCGAATCCGGTACCGGTAAGGACCTGATCGCCAGGGCCATCCATTCCTATTCCAACCGGGCGGCCGGCCCCTTTGTTACCATCAATTGCGCCGCCCTGCCGGAGACCCTTCTGGAATCGGAACTTTTCGGATACAAAAAAGGCTCGTTCACCGGCGCCATAAAAGATAAAGACGGCCTCTTTAAGGTCGCCGATGGCGGCACTTTCTTCCTCGATGAGGTCGGCAATACTTCCCCGGCTATCCAGATGAAATTACTGCGGGTCCTCGAAGATAAGTCGTTCACTCCGGTGGGAGATACGAAACCGGTCGAGGTCGATGTCCGTCTCATTGCCGCCACCAACGCCGAACTGGAGGAAGATGTCAAAGGCGGCCGTTTCCGCTCCGATCTATTTTACCGTCTGAACGTCATTCCTATTCATATTCCCGCCCTCCGGGAAAGGACTGAAGATATCGCCATTCTGGCGCGCCATTTTGTCGACCTGTTTTGCCGTCGCACCGGCGTCGAGACCAAATTGATAAGCCCTGAAGCGATGCAGGCTCTGCATAAATACGATTGGCCCGGCAATGTCCGCGAACTGGAAAATTGCATCGAGCGGGCCGTTCTTCTTTCTCACAGTCAAACTATAGAGTTATCCGAATTTCCGGCTAAATTATCGGAGGATCGTCCGGTTTCGGTTGTCTCTAAAGATGCTCCCGAGACTCCGACCCTGGAGTCGATAGAGAAAGCATATATTTACTACATTATGAATCAGGCCCAGGGAAAGAAATCGAAAGCGGCCGAGATGCTCGGTATTGACAGTTCTACCCTTTACCGCAAACTGGAACGGTACAAATTGGTCGACAAAACCAAATAA